One Streptomyces fagopyri DNA window includes the following coding sequences:
- a CDS encoding polyribonucleotide nucleotidyltransferase, with amino-acid sequence MENETHYAEAVIDNGSFGTRTIRFETGRLAKQAAGSAVAYLDDDTMVLSATTASKKPKDQLDFFPLTVDVEERMYAAGKIPGSFFRREGRPSEDAILTCRLIDRPLRPSFKKGLRNEIQVVATIMALNPDHLYDVVAINAASASTQLAGLPFSGPVGGVRVALINGQWVAFPTHTELEDAVFDMVVAGRVLEDGDVAIMMVEAEATDKTITLVQGGAEAPTEEVVASGLDAAKPFIKVLCKAQSDLAAKAAKPTAEFPVFLDYQDDVFEALTAAVKSELAQALTIAGKQDREAELDRVKEIAAEKLLPQFEGREKEISAAYRALTKKLVRERVIKDKVRIDGRGVTDIRTLAAEVEAIPRVHGSALFERGETQILGVTTLNMLRMEQQLDTLSPVTRKRYMHNYNFPPYSVGETGRVGSPKRREIGHGALAERAIVPVLPTREEFPYAIRQVSEALGSNGSTSMGSVCASTMSLLNAGVPLKAPVAGIAMGLISQEIDGQTHYVALTDILGAEDAFGDMDFKVAGTKEFVTALQLDTKLDGIPASVLAAALKQARDARLHILDVMMEAIDTPDEMSPNAPRIITVKIPVDKIGEVIGPKGKMINQIQEDTGAEITIEDDGTIYIGAADGPAAEAARATINGIANPTMPEVGERYLGTVVKTTTFGAFVSLLPGKDGLLHISQIRKLAGGKRVENVEDVLGVGQKVQVEIAEIDSRGKLSLIPVIEGESDDDKKDDTDQ; translated from the coding sequence GTGGAGAACGAGACCCACTACGCCGAGGCCGTTATCGACAACGGTTCCTTCGGCACCCGCACCATCCGCTTCGAGACGGGCCGCCTGGCCAAGCAGGCCGCCGGTTCCGCCGTGGCGTACCTGGACGACGACACCATGGTGCTGTCGGCCACCACCGCTTCCAAGAAGCCCAAGGACCAGCTCGACTTCTTCCCCCTCACGGTGGACGTCGAGGAGCGGATGTACGCCGCCGGCAAGATCCCCGGCAGCTTCTTCCGCCGTGAGGGCCGGCCCTCCGAGGACGCGATCCTCACCTGCCGCCTGATCGACCGCCCGCTGCGCCCGTCCTTCAAGAAGGGCCTTCGCAACGAGATCCAGGTCGTCGCCACGATCATGGCGCTCAACCCCGACCACCTGTACGACGTCGTGGCGATCAACGCCGCCTCCGCGTCCACCCAGCTGGCCGGTCTGCCCTTCTCCGGCCCGGTCGGCGGCGTCCGCGTCGCGCTGATCAACGGCCAGTGGGTCGCGTTCCCGACGCACACCGAGCTCGAGGACGCCGTCTTCGACATGGTCGTCGCCGGTCGCGTCCTGGAGGACGGCGACGTCGCGATCATGATGGTCGAGGCCGAGGCCACCGACAAGACGATCACGCTCGTCCAGGGTGGCGCCGAGGCGCCGACCGAGGAGGTCGTGGCCTCCGGCCTCGACGCCGCGAAGCCCTTCATCAAGGTCCTGTGCAAGGCGCAGTCGGACCTCGCCGCGAAGGCCGCCAAGCCGACCGCCGAGTTCCCCGTCTTCCTCGACTACCAGGACGACGTCTTCGAGGCCCTGACCGCCGCGGTCAAGAGCGAGCTCGCCCAGGCGCTCACCATCGCCGGCAAGCAGGACCGCGAGGCCGAGCTGGACCGCGTCAAGGAGATCGCCGCCGAGAAGCTGCTCCCGCAGTTCGAGGGCCGCGAGAAGGAGATCTCCGCCGCGTACCGCGCGCTGACCAAGAAGCTGGTCCGCGAGCGCGTCATCAAGGACAAGGTCCGCATCGACGGCCGCGGCGTCACGGACATCCGTACGCTCGCCGCCGAGGTCGAGGCCATCCCGCGCGTGCACGGCTCGGCGCTGTTCGAGCGTGGCGAGACCCAGATCCTGGGCGTCACCACCCTCAACATGCTCCGTATGGAGCAGCAGCTGGACACCCTCTCCCCGGTGACCCGCAAGCGCTACATGCACAACTACAACTTCCCGCCCTACTCCGTCGGTGAGACGGGCCGCGTCGGCTCCCCGAAGCGCCGCGAGATCGGCCACGGCGCGCTCGCCGAGCGCGCGATCGTGCCGGTCCTGCCGACCCGCGAGGAGTTCCCCTACGCGATCCGTCAGGTGTCCGAGGCCCTCGGCTCCAACGGCTCGACGTCCATGGGCTCGGTCTGCGCCTCCACCATGTCGCTGCTGAACGCCGGTGTGCCGCTGAAGGCCCCCGTCGCCGGTATCGCCATGGGCCTGATCTCCCAGGAGATCGACGGCCAGACGCACTACGTCGCCCTCACCGACATCCTCGGTGCGGAGGACGCCTTCGGCGACATGGACTTCAAGGTCGCCGGCACCAAGGAGTTCGTCACCGCCCTCCAGCTCGACACCAAGCTGGACGGCATCCCGGCCTCCGTCCTGGCCGCGGCCCTCAAGCAGGCCCGCGACGCCCGCCTCCACATCCTCGACGTGATGATGGAAGCGATCGACACGCCGGACGAGATGTCCCCGAACGCCCCGCGGATCATCACCGTCAAGATCCCCGTGGACAAGATCGGTGAGGTCATCGGCCCCAAGGGCAAGATGATCAACCAGATCCAGGAGGACACCGGCGCCGAGATCACGATCGAGGACGACGGCACCATCTACATCGGTGCCGCCGACGGCCCGGCCGCCGAGGCCGCCCGCGCCACGATCAACGGCATCGCCAACCCGACCATGCCGGAGGTCGGCGAGCGCTACCTGGGCACCGTCGTGAAGACGACGACCTTCGGCGCGTTCGTGTCGCTGCTCCCGGGCAAGGACGGTCTGCTGCACATCTCGCAGATCCGCAAGCTCGCCGGCGGCAAGCGCGTGGAGAACGTCGAGGACGTCCTCGGTGTGGGCCAGAAGGTCCAGGTCGAGATCGCCGAGATCGACTCCCGCGGCAAGCTCTCCCTCATCCCCGTGATCGAGGGCGAAAGCGACGACGACAAGAAGGACGACACCGACCAGTGA
- the rpsO gene encoding 30S ribosomal protein S15, with amino-acid sequence MSLDAATKKQIIGEFGQKEGDTGSPEVQVAMLSRRISDLTEHLKTHKHDHHSRRGLLILVGQRRRLLQYLAKKDIQRFRALVERLGIRRGAAGAK; translated from the coding sequence GTGTCGCTCGACGCCGCTACGAAGAAGCAGATCATCGGCGAGTTCGGCCAGAAGGAGGGCGACACCGGCTCCCCCGAGGTCCAGGTCGCCATGCTCTCCCGCCGGATCTCGGACCTGACCGAGCACCTCAAGACCCACAAGCACGACCACCACTCCCGTCGTGGTCTGCTGATCCTGGTCGGTCAGCGCCGCCGGCTGCTGCAGTACCTGGCCAAGAAGGACATCCAGCGCTTCCGTGCGCTGGTCGAGCGCCTGGGCATCCGCCGCGGTGCGGCCGGCGCCAAGTAA
- a CDS encoding DUF397 domain-containing protein, whose protein sequence is MAEAAADRDVNVVDAGAAVDAGAPVDADVKARKERERDELYALDISDAEWQSAPGTEDHEERVEIAYLPAGAVAMRSSLDPGTVLRYTEAEWRAFVLGARDGEFDLEPAPHDGGLTAE, encoded by the coding sequence ATGGCCGAGGCAGCAGCGGACAGGGACGTGAACGTGGTGGACGCGGGGGCCGCGGTGGACGCGGGGGCCCCGGTGGACGCGGACGTCAAGGCGCGCAAGGAGCGGGAGCGCGACGAGCTCTACGCGCTCGACATCTCGGACGCCGAGTGGCAGAGCGCGCCCGGTACGGAGGACCACGAGGAGCGGGTCGAGATCGCGTACCTGCCCGCGGGTGCGGTGGCCATGCGTTCGTCGCTCGACCCGGGCACGGTCCTGCGTTATACGGAGGCGGAGTGGCGGGCCTTCGTGCTGGGGGCCCGGGACGGCGAGTTCGATCTGGAGCCGGCGCCGCACGACGGCGGGCTCACCGCGGAGTAG
- the eccD gene encoding type VII secretion integral membrane protein EccD has protein sequence MTASATTNGAGGQGPGAPQGAGTGPGFCRVTIVAPDSRIDVALPDDIPVADIYPEILRLSQQSPAEGAPVGYHLVRRDGAVLDSSRSFAAQRILDGELLTLRPFSESLPPAVFDDVSEAVASAVTRERSLWSGDLTRAAGLVGGAVLPTLLAFVAWTADPRHDMHSLPGVLAGVTGVLLVVLAAIRARIYDDRASAVALGLGALSNVGVAGSGLLAVAAGEGIGKLQFLLACAAVLVASVILTLCSPRGDGPFVAFVFASGIGLVTVFVALLVHWTPTETAALCAPVAVGALAFLPGMSMRFARIPIGFDPPNATPRSAYGAEPAPPEPVDADRIEAQTRRGHELLVGLVGGCALLAVGACAVLGFSDDLWGQLLAFATGVALLMRAHLFRYTAQVAPVLGAGLGALVLLGLGLALHPPHALVRDALAGDRADLDIRTIWLVAAIAAAAALVTALGLILPRGGLTPFWGRFLEIAESFVLLTLIPLALAVFDVYGTARSMTG, from the coding sequence ATGACGGCCTCCGCGACAACCAACGGAGCCGGAGGGCAGGGTCCCGGAGCCCCCCAGGGGGCGGGCACCGGCCCGGGCTTCTGCCGGGTCACCATCGTCGCGCCCGACAGCCGGATCGACGTGGCCCTGCCCGACGACATCCCGGTAGCCGACATCTACCCGGAGATCCTGCGGCTCTCGCAGCAGAGCCCCGCCGAGGGCGCCCCGGTTGGCTACCACCTCGTACGCCGCGACGGAGCCGTCCTCGACAGCTCGCGCTCCTTCGCCGCCCAGCGGATCCTCGACGGCGAACTCCTCACCCTGCGCCCCTTCTCCGAGTCGCTGCCCCCCGCCGTCTTCGACGACGTCTCGGAAGCCGTCGCGTCCGCGGTGACCCGCGAACGCAGCCTGTGGAGCGGCGACCTGACACGGGCCGCGGGCCTCGTCGGCGGCGCCGTCCTGCCGACGCTGCTCGCCTTCGTCGCCTGGACCGCCGATCCCCGCCACGACATGCACAGCCTGCCCGGCGTCCTCGCGGGCGTCACCGGCGTGCTCCTGGTCGTCCTCGCGGCGATCCGGGCCCGGATCTACGACGACCGCGCCTCCGCGGTCGCGCTCGGGCTCGGCGCGCTGTCGAACGTGGGCGTCGCGGGCTCCGGGCTGCTCGCCGTCGCGGCCGGTGAGGGCATCGGCAAACTGCAGTTCCTGCTGGCCTGTGCCGCGGTGCTGGTCGCCTCGGTGATCCTGACGCTGTGCTCGCCGCGCGGTGACGGCCCCTTCGTCGCCTTCGTGTTCGCCTCGGGCATCGGGCTGGTCACCGTGTTCGTGGCCCTGCTCGTGCACTGGACGCCCACCGAGACCGCCGCGCTCTGCGCACCGGTCGCCGTGGGAGCCCTGGCCTTCCTGCCGGGCATGTCCATGCGGTTCGCCCGTATCCCGATCGGCTTCGACCCCCCGAACGCCACCCCGCGCAGCGCGTACGGCGCCGAGCCCGCCCCGCCGGAGCCGGTCGACGCCGACCGCATCGAGGCACAGACCCGCCGCGGCCACGAACTCCTCGTCGGCCTCGTCGGCGGGTGCGCGCTGCTCGCCGTCGGCGCCTGCGCGGTACTCGGTTTCTCCGACGACCTCTGGGGACAGCTGCTCGCCTTCGCGACCGGCGTCGCCCTCCTGATGCGCGCCCACCTCTTCCGCTACACCGCGCAGGTCGCCCCCGTGCTGGGCGCGGGCCTCGGCGCCCTCGTCCTGCTCGGCCTCGGCCTGGCGCTCCACCCGCCGCACGCCCTGGTGCGCGACGCCCTCGCCGGGGACCGCGCGGACCTGGACATCCGTACGATCTGGCTCGTCGCGGCGATCGCGGCGGCGGCCGCGCTGGTGACCGCCCTCGGCCTGATCCTTCCGCGCGGAGGCCTCACGCCGTTCTGGGGCCGCTTCCTGGAGATCGCCGAGAGCTTCGTGCTGCTCACCCTGATCCCGCTGGCACTCGCGGTCTTCGACGTCTACGGCACGGCCCGCTCCATGACGGGCTGA
- the eccCa gene encoding type VII secretion protein EccCa — protein MSQIIVKRPPRALPSEVPTDEVVLQPPPELPRGHQESVLMQLLPTLGMGGSVVFFFTNGQPFMKIMGMVMIASTVAMSIAMVVRFRRGSQGQLADMRRDYLSYLSQTRRAALDTARAQRDAQYYQHPSPEQLWALVAEGSRVWERRPGDEDFAQVRIGLGPQSLATPLVSPDTGPVDQLEPLTAGAMQRFVATHSVLDALPMAVSLRAFYHVTVSGDPRSVRASARALTGSLASLHSPEDLMIVVAAGRDELPRWEWAKWLPHAQAAGAVDGAGSRRLIGTDTRELEDLLATRLTGRPRFHPGATPLPDEPHIVVVLDGLSLPPDSVLATPEGLQGVTVVEVVPGELSGPRGDLSIVVQPHALHLESGHGLVYEGTPDALSYESAEALARQLAPLRMASGGDDDEPLLANLEFTDLLSLGDAASVDTKRTWRPRSLAERLRVPIGVGEDGRPVMLDLKEAAQEGMGPHGLCVGATGSGKSELLRTLVLGLAVTHSSETLNFVLADFKGGATFAGMAQMPHVAAVITNLADDLTLVDRMGDSIRGELNRRQEMLRDAGNYANIHDYEKARAAGAPLQPIPSLVLVIDEFSELLTAKPDFIEMFVQIGRIGRSLGVHLLLASQRLEEGRLRGLETYLSYRVGLRTFSAAESRAALGVPDAYELPNVPGSGFLKFGTDEMVRFKAAYVSGVYRTGPAQAALGGALPVDRRPVLFTAAEVPVQYVAVPRQRPAATPETDDALADTVLDVIVRRLEAQGPAAHQVWLPPLDSPPSLDGLLPGLAAVPGRGLTQPGYEGAGRLVVPAGLVDKPYEQRRDPLWVDFSGAAGHLQIIGGPQSGKSTLLRSLIASFALTHTPHEVQFYGLDFGGGGLAAVAGLPHVGGVASRLDPEKVRRTVAEVYGVMTRREEYFRSSGISSIAEFRTKRARGEVSVTDQPWGDVFLVIDGWGNFRGDYEAAEGVVLDIAARGLGYGIHLVLTASRSMEVRANLKDHLMNRLELRLGDTMDSELDRKVAANVPTGVPGRGQAPQKLHFMGAVPRIDGLTSDTDLADATAALAAEVSRHWQEPGAPEVRLLPREFPAEQLPPGDSFPRRGVAFALDEDNLEPVYVDFEQDPFFLVYGESESGKSNLLRLLIKQLTARYPGDDCKLFVVDNRRSLLDVTPATHLAEYIPMSNAMDHHMAALVDLMQRRTPTAEVTAQQLRERSWWRGPTVYVVIDDYDLVSTSSGNPLSGLTELLPFARDVGVRFIIARSTAGAGRASYEPFMQRMKELGAQGVVLAGDPGEGDVLGGVRPRPMPAGRGVFVSRRRGKPLVQTGLVPEGTY, from the coding sequence GTGAGCCAAATCATCGTCAAGCGCCCGCCCAGGGCGCTGCCGTCCGAAGTACCCACGGACGAGGTCGTCCTGCAACCACCGCCGGAACTTCCGCGCGGGCACCAGGAGAGCGTCCTGATGCAGTTGCTGCCGACGCTCGGCATGGGCGGCTCGGTGGTCTTCTTCTTCACCAACGGCCAGCCGTTCATGAAGATCATGGGCATGGTGATGATCGCGTCGACGGTGGCCATGTCCATCGCGATGGTGGTCCGCTTCCGCCGTGGATCCCAGGGGCAGTTGGCGGACATGCGCCGCGACTACCTGAGCTATCTGTCGCAGACGCGGCGCGCCGCGCTGGACACGGCGCGGGCGCAGCGCGACGCCCAGTACTACCAGCACCCCTCCCCCGAGCAGCTGTGGGCGCTGGTCGCCGAAGGCAGCCGGGTGTGGGAACGGCGGCCGGGTGACGAGGACTTCGCCCAGGTGCGGATCGGTCTCGGTCCGCAGTCGCTGGCGACTCCGCTGGTCTCCCCCGACACCGGGCCGGTCGACCAGCTGGAGCCGCTGACGGCCGGGGCCATGCAGCGTTTCGTGGCCACCCACAGTGTCCTGGACGCCCTGCCGATGGCGGTCTCGCTGCGCGCCTTCTACCACGTGACGGTCAGCGGCGACCCGCGGTCCGTACGGGCTTCGGCACGCGCTCTGACCGGCTCGCTGGCCTCGCTGCACTCCCCCGAGGACCTGATGATCGTGGTCGCGGCCGGGCGCGACGAGCTGCCGCGGTGGGAGTGGGCGAAGTGGCTGCCGCACGCGCAGGCGGCCGGCGCGGTGGACGGCGCGGGCAGCCGCCGGCTGATCGGCACCGACACCCGGGAGCTGGAGGATCTGCTGGCCACCCGGCTGACCGGGCGTCCGCGCTTCCACCCGGGCGCCACCCCGCTCCCCGACGAGCCGCACATCGTCGTCGTGCTCGACGGCCTGTCGCTGCCGCCGGACTCCGTCCTCGCCACCCCGGAGGGTCTTCAGGGGGTGACGGTCGTCGAGGTCGTGCCCGGCGAGCTCTCGGGACCCCGCGGCGACCTCTCCATCGTCGTGCAACCGCACGCGCTGCACCTGGAGTCGGGGCACGGCCTCGTCTACGAGGGCACGCCGGACGCCCTCTCGTACGAGTCCGCGGAGGCGCTGGCGCGGCAACTGGCCCCGCTGCGCATGGCCTCGGGCGGTGACGACGACGAACCGCTGCTCGCCAACCTGGAGTTCACGGATCTGCTGAGCCTCGGCGACGCCGCCTCGGTGGACACCAAGCGCACCTGGCGGCCGCGTTCGCTGGCCGAGCGGCTGCGGGTGCCGATCGGTGTCGGCGAGGACGGCAGGCCCGTGATGCTGGACCTCAAGGAGGCCGCGCAGGAGGGCATGGGTCCGCACGGGCTGTGCGTGGGCGCGACGGGTTCCGGCAAGTCGGAGCTGCTGCGCACCCTGGTGCTCGGCCTCGCGGTGACGCACTCCTCCGAGACGCTGAACTTCGTCCTCGCGGACTTCAAGGGCGGTGCCACCTTCGCGGGCATGGCGCAGATGCCGCACGTCGCGGCCGTCATCACCAACCTGGCGGACGACCTCACGCTGGTCGACCGCATGGGCGACTCCATCCGCGGTGAGCTCAACCGCCGCCAGGAGATGCTGCGCGACGCGGGCAACTACGCGAACATCCACGACTACGAGAAGGCGCGCGCCGCGGGCGCCCCGCTCCAGCCGATCCCCTCACTCGTCCTGGTGATCGACGAGTTCAGCGAACTGCTCACCGCCAAGCCCGACTTCATCGAGATGTTCGTGCAGATCGGCCGCATCGGCCGCTCGCTCGGCGTGCACCTGCTGCTGGCCTCGCAGCGCCTGGAGGAGGGCCGGCTGCGCGGTCTGGAGACGTATCTCTCGTACCGGGTCGGTCTGCGGACGTTCTCCGCCGCCGAGTCCCGTGCCGCGCTGGGTGTCCCCGACGCCTACGAACTGCCGAACGTCCCCGGTTCCGGCTTCCTGAAGTTCGGCACGGACGAGATGGTGCGCTTCAAGGCGGCGTACGTCTCCGGGGTGTACCGCACGGGTCCGGCGCAGGCCGCGCTCGGCGGAGCCCTGCCCGTGGACCGGCGGCCGGTGCTGTTCACGGCCGCGGAGGTACCGGTGCAGTACGTGGCCGTGCCCCGGCAGCGCCCGGCGGCGACGCCGGAGACGGACGACGCCCTCGCCGACACGGTGCTCGACGTGATCGTGCGCCGGCTGGAGGCGCAGGGACCGGCCGCCCACCAGGTGTGGCTGCCGCCGCTGGACAGCCCGCCGTCGCTGGACGGACTGCTGCCGGGACTGGCCGCCGTCCCCGGGCGCGGGCTCACCCAGCCCGGCTACGAGGGGGCGGGGCGGCTCGTCGTGCCCGCCGGGCTCGTCGACAAGCCGTACGAGCAGCGCCGCGACCCGCTGTGGGTCGACTTCTCGGGCGCGGCGGGCCACCTGCAGATCATCGGCGGCCCGCAGTCGGGCAAGTCGACGCTGCTGCGCTCGCTGATCGCCTCCTTCGCCCTCACCCACACCCCGCACGAGGTGCAGTTCTACGGTCTCGACTTCGGCGGCGGCGGTCTGGCCGCCGTCGCCGGGCTCCCGCACGTCGGCGGGGTCGCCTCGCGTCTGGACCCGGAGAAGGTGCGGCGCACGGTCGCCGAGGTGTACGGGGTCATGACCCGGCGCGAGGAGTACTTCCGCTCCTCCGGGATCTCCTCGATCGCGGAGTTCCGTACGAAACGGGCGCGCGGCGAGGTCTCCGTGACCGACCAGCCGTGGGGGGACGTCTTCCTGGTCATCGACGGCTGGGGGAACTTCCGCGGCGACTACGAGGCGGCGGAGGGCGTCGTCCTGGACATCGCCGCGCGCGGTCTCGGCTACGGCATCCACCTGGTGCTGACGGCGTCCCGGTCGATGGAGGTCCGGGCGAACCTCAAGGACCACCTGATGAACCGCCTGGAGCTGCGTCTCGGTGACACCATGGACTCCGAGCTGGACCGCAAGGTGGCCGCGAACGTCCCCACCGGGGTGCCCGGACGCGGTCAGGCGCCGCAGAAGCTGCACTTCATGGGGGCCGTCCCGCGGATCGACGGCCTGACCTCCGACACGGACCTCGCCGACGCGACGGCCGCGCTGGCGGCGGAGGTCTCCCGGCACTGGCAGGAGCCCGGCGCGCCCGAAGTCCGGCTGCTGCCCCGCGAGTTCCCGGCGGAGCAGCTGCCGCCCGGCGACAGCTTCCCGCGCCGGGGCGTCGCCTTCGCGCTCGACGAGGACAACCTCGAACCCGTCTACGTCGACTTCGAGCAGGACCCGTTCTTCCTCGTCTACGGCGAGAGCGAGTCCGGCAAGTCGAACCTGCTGCGGCTGCTGATCAAGCAGCTCACCGCGCGCTATCCGGGCGACGACTGCAAGCTCTTCGTCGTCGACAACCGGCGCTCGCTGCTGGACGTCACCCCGGCCACCCATCTCGCCGAGTACATCCCGATGTCCAACGCGATGGATCACCACATGGCGGCGCTGGTGGATTTGATGCAGCGCCGCACCCCGACGGCGGAGGTCACCGCGCAGCAGCTGCGGGAGCGGAGCTGGTGGCGGGGGCCGACGGTGTACGTCGTCATCGACGACTACGACCTCGTCTCCACGTCCAGCGGCAACCCGCTGAGCGGTCTGACGGAACTGCTGCCGTTCGCGCGGGACGTCGGCGTGCGCTTCATCATCGCCCGCTCCACGGCGGGCGCGGGGCGTGCCTCGTACGAGCCCTTCATGCAGCGGATGAAGGAGCTGGGCGCGCAGGGTGTGGTGCTCGCCGGCGATCCGGGCGAGGGCGACGTCCTGGGCGGGGTGCGGCCCCGGCCTATGCCCGCGGGGCGGGGCGTCTTCGTGTCACGCCGGCGGGGGAAGCCGTTGGTGCAGACGGGGCTGGTGCCTGAGGGGACGTACTGA
- a CDS encoding WXG100 family type VII secretion target, translating into MSGVHYQDLAVKYGTLDALTTELGNQAKKLEEDLGALKQAVLDAAEGWGGEAYDAFQAQSKEWDNHATAVHQALLSISQKVHQAGGDYRGGDLKGASYFQ; encoded by the coding sequence ATGTCCGGCGTCCACTACCAGGACCTTGCCGTCAAGTACGGCACCCTGGACGCGCTCACCACGGAACTCGGCAACCAGGCCAAGAAGCTCGAGGAAGACCTCGGGGCGCTCAAGCAGGCCGTTCTCGACGCGGCGGAAGGCTGGGGCGGCGAGGCCTACGACGCGTTTCAGGCGCAGTCGAAGGAGTGGGACAACCACGCCACCGCCGTGCACCAGGCGCTGCTGTCCATCTCGCAGAAGGTCCACCAGGCCGGCGGTGACTACCGGGGCGGCGACCTCAAGGGAGCCAGCTACTTCCAGTAG
- a CDS encoding WXG100 family type VII secretion target has protein sequence MADGRKFDDDRVQKLQTNVLDRYESIKKQLAALQGTIDMIEANWTGVGANAFNKKQTEINDNMAQIGRMLDRFLENLHLTKSDKIKLEDELHSTISNIQVDLGGKTSALNSY, from the coding sequence ATGGCCGACGGCCGCAAGTTCGACGACGACCGGGTACAGAAGCTCCAGACGAACGTCCTGGACCGGTACGAGTCCATCAAGAAGCAACTCGCCGCCCTCCAGGGGACGATCGACATGATCGAGGCCAACTGGACCGGTGTCGGCGCCAACGCCTTCAACAAGAAGCAGACCGAGATCAACGACAACATGGCGCAGATCGGCCGGATGCTCGACCGGTTCCTCGAGAACCTGCACCTCACGAAGTCGGACAAGATCAAGCTCGAGGACGAACTGCACTCGACGATCTCCAACATCCAGGTGGACCTCGGCGGCAAGACCTCGGCGCTCAACAGCTACTGA
- a CDS encoding S8 family serine peptidase gives MVSGISRDGRRTASSAGRNGRRVFSVCAALGAVVVVPAGLAPGAAADDVRSKQWYLAPMKASEMWKVSAGEGVKVAVIDSGVNPGTPSLKGQVLVDEVPKAVSYHVTQDYSGHGTSMAELIAGTGAGGGLKGLAPGARIVPYRIVTGDLKSEAERMKTSTSAMAIRAAADSDAKIINMSYGSPASDPDEEAAIKYAHSKGKLLIAGTGNNAEKFNLIGYPAAYPFVVGVAAADKTGKVGKFSEHGNYVDLAAPGLDLPVWCDKSFRSYCTGAGTSAATAITSASAALVWSAHPDWTANQVLGSLIDTAGRDWPKNKPSNYLGYGLIRPRKVLEDTGIDPGPAKTDPLSYENGAGVTGASPSATAPASSQPPKSTSGDRTSAAGSNTESSGGTPWGALAGVAAVLVIAGGAFAVIRSRRRA, from the coding sequence ATGGTGTCAGGGATCAGCCGAGACGGCAGGCGGACGGCTTCCTCCGCGGGGCGCAACGGGAGGCGGGTGTTCTCCGTGTGCGCGGCGCTGGGCGCGGTGGTCGTTGTGCCGGCCGGGCTGGCCCCGGGCGCGGCGGCCGACGACGTCCGGTCGAAGCAGTGGTATCTGGCGCCGATGAAGGCCTCCGAGATGTGGAAGGTGAGCGCGGGCGAGGGTGTGAAGGTCGCCGTGATCGACTCGGGCGTCAACCCCGGGACCCCTTCGCTCAAGGGACAAGTGCTCGTCGACGAAGTGCCGAAAGCCGTCTCGTACCACGTCACCCAGGACTACTCGGGCCACGGCACGAGCATGGCCGAGCTGATCGCCGGTACGGGTGCCGGAGGCGGTCTGAAAGGCCTGGCCCCGGGGGCGAGGATCGTGCCGTACCGGATCGTGACCGGCGACCTGAAGAGCGAGGCCGAGAGGATGAAGACCTCGACCTCGGCCATGGCGATCAGGGCCGCCGCCGACAGCGACGCCAAGATCATCAACATGTCGTACGGCAGTCCGGCCAGTGACCCGGATGAAGAGGCGGCCATCAAATATGCGCATTCCAAGGGCAAGCTGCTGATCGCGGGCACTGGCAACAACGCGGAGAAATTCAACCTGATCGGTTATCCGGCCGCCTATCCGTTCGTCGTCGGGGTCGCCGCCGCGGACAAGACCGGAAAGGTCGGCAAGTTCTCGGAGCACGGCAACTACGTCGATCTGGCGGCGCCGGGCCTCGATCTCCCCGTCTGGTGCGACAAGTCGTTCCGCTCGTACTGCACCGGAGCCGGCACCAGCGCGGCCACCGCCATCACCTCCGCCTCCGCCGCCCTCGTCTGGTCCGCCCACCCCGACTGGACGGCCAACCAGGTCCTCGGCAGTCTGATAGACACCGCGGGACGCGACTGGCCGAAGAACAAGCCGAGCAACTACCTCGGTTACGGCCTCATCCGGCCCCGGAAGGTGCTGGAGGACACCGGCATCGACCCCGGCCCGGCCAAGACCGACCCGCTCAGTTACGAGAACGGCGCGGGCGTCACCGGCGCCTCTCCCTCCGCGACCGCACCCGCCTCGTCCCAGCCCCCGAAATCCACCTCGGGCGACCGGACTTCGGCGGCGGGATCGAACACGGAGTCCTCCGGCGGCACCCCCTGGGGGGCTCTCGCCGGTGTCGCGGCCGTGCTGGTGATCGCGGGCGGCGCCTTCGCGGTGATCCGTTCACGGCGCCGCGCATGA